Proteins encoded within one genomic window of Gallus gallus isolate bGalGal1 chromosome 1, bGalGal1.mat.broiler.GRCg7b, whole genome shotgun sequence:
- the GDPD4 gene encoding glycerophosphodiester phosphodiesterase domain-containing protein 5 isoform X2, whose amino-acid sequence MEASSTSLKKIKFGKLKVVRRRLLQRYEHQPFISCLAGFYSCRWKRYQRRRTEPGKCCCKTRECVFFPLLVGAFCFSLVFLYLWGEAKNDYNNFDWYNYGNLGFWFLWSLVLLIVAAILFMYITLLLVLAMCLLAEGQQLYLHWSHKIGTFLVLGFSVAAIFILSVLWGDQWKTVLLSFQITAPYLHIGAITIMVLLSWPMALHAIRADKKVVQVIIVGPYLAILLFLFLIPLGMYSPCIREVGTLGPKPALIGHRGAPMLAPENTEMSFQKTIEHGADGLETDVTISYDGVPFLMHDSTLSRTTNIKEVYPNDTAQNAALFSWDALKELNAGAWFLKDKPFSCMGSLSRADQNQAMNQSIYKLSNFLRLADSQNKLVIFDLYRPPEKHPYRNSWINRTLEVILNESGIRPHLVLWLENDMRSFVQSVAPGFQQTMGSKAPVEDLLTDNIVKLNLAYTEMSSEDIRQLPLDLLKEIC is encoded by the exons ATGGAGGCCAGTTCCACCAGCCTCAAGAAGATCAAGTTTGGGAAGCTGAAGGTGGTACGTCGGCGCTTGCTGCAGAGATATGAGCACCAGCCCTTCATCTCCTGCCTGGCTGGTTTCTACAGCTGCCGATGGAAGCGGTATCAGCGCAGAAGGACCGAGCCTGGGAAATGCTGCTGCAAGACG CGGGAATGTGTGTTTTTCCCACTCCTTGTTggagctttctgcttttctctggtCTTCCTGTACTTGTGGGGAGAAGCAAAAAATGACTACAATAACTTTGACTG GTATAACTATGGGAACCTAGGCTTCTGGTTCCTTTGGTCTCTGGTTCTCCTGATAGTGGCTGCTATCCTGTTCATGTACATCACGCTGCTTTTG GTCCTAGCAATGTGTTTGCTCgcagaagggcagcagctgTACCTGCACTGGAGTCACAAG ATTGGGACTTTTCTTGTCCTGGGTTTCTCTGTCGCAGCCATCTTCATATTGTCTGTACTCTGGGGAGATCAATGGAAAACAGTCCTCCTGTCATTCCAG ATCACAGCCCCCTATCTCCACATAGGGGCAATAACCATCATGGTCCTCCTCTCCTGGCCCATGGCTCTGCATGCCATCAGAGCAGATAAGAAAG TTGTTCAGGTGATAATTGTTGGTCCATACCTGGCtatccttctctttcttttcttgatacCTCTGGGGATGTACTCTCCTTGCATCAGAGAGGTGGGGACACTTGGACCAAAGCCAGCCCTCATCGGACACCGTGGAGCACCAATG CTGGCCCCAGAAAACACTGAGATGTCATTTCAGAAGACAATTGAACATGGTGCGGATGGTCTTGAAACAGATGTCACCATTAG CTACGATGGTGTTCCTTTTCTCATGCATGACAGCACCTTGAGCAGGACAACCAACATCAAGGAGGTCTATCCCAATGACACTGCTCAAAATGCAGCATTGTTCTCCTGGGATGCCCTGAAGGAGTTGAATGCTGGAGCATGGTTCCTAAAG GACAAACCTTTTTCATGCATGGGCTCCCTGTCAAGGGCAGATCAAAACCAGGCAATGAATCAGTCCATTTACAAGCTAAGTAATTTCTTACGCCTCGCAGACAGTCAGAATAAACTTGTGATATTTGATCTCTACCGTCCTCCAGAGAAACATCCTTACAGGAATTCATGGATCAACAGAACCCTGGAAGTCATCCTCAACGAGTCGGGCATCAGACCCCACCTG GTCCTGTGGCTGGAGAATGACATGAGGTCCTTTGTTCAGTCTGTTGCTCCTGGCTTCCAGCAGACCATGGGCAGTAAGGCCCCGGTTGAAGATCTGCTGACGGACAATATTGTCAAACTCAACCTGGCCTACACCGAAATGTCCAGTGAAGATATTCG